A single bacterium DNA region contains:
- a CDS encoding ferritin-like domain-containing protein produces MADNLPDTIPADFMAAFAHLGSKDKLGVEEMKLMVLLEAAGEPLYEKLASLAPEGEATDLLLKSGREEKAHAHRLKKAIEISSGEDFEIPSLDQNPYRDPPPFSELTPELLEGIAAGEINGDAGYQKWADNEADPRIAELLRQNGHEEALHGERANRVAEILRG; encoded by the coding sequence ATGGCCGACAACCTCCCCGATACCATCCCCGCCGATTTCATGGCGGCCTTCGCTCATCTCGGCAGCAAGGACAAGCTCGGCGTCGAGGAGATGAAGCTGATGGTTCTGCTCGAAGCTGCTGGTGAGCCTCTTTACGAGAAGCTGGCCTCCCTGGCTCCCGAAGGAGAAGCGACCGACCTCCTTTTGAAAAGCGGTCGCGAAGAGAAGGCGCACGCGCACCGTTTGAAGAAGGCGATCGAGATCTCGAGTGGCGAGGATTTCGAGATTCCATCTCTCGACCAGAATCCCTACCGGGATCCGCCTCCGTTCAGCGAGTTGACTCCGGAACTCCTGGAGGGCATCGCGGCCGGTGAGATCAACGGAGATGCCGGGTACCAGAAATGGGCCGACAACGAAGCCGACCCCAGGATTGCCGAACTGCTGCGCCAGAACGGCCACGAAGAAGCTCTCCACGGCGAACGCGCAAACCGGGTTGCGGAAATTCT